From the genome of Xiphophorus couchianus chromosome 6, X_couchianus-1.0, whole genome shotgun sequence, one region includes:
- the LOC114146528 gene encoding F-box-like/WD repeat-containing protein TBL1XR1 — MSISSDEVNFLVYRYLQESGFSHSAFTFGIESHISQSNINGALVPPAALISIIQKGLQYVEAEVSINEDGTLFDGRPIESLSLIDAVMPDVVQTRQQAYRDKLAQQAAAAGSSSSSTGPQGGSKNGDGGPTNGEENGSHALANNHSEMMEVDRDVEIPQSKAMVLRGHESEVFICAWNPVNDLLASGSGDSTARIWNLSENSTGGSTQLVLRHCIREGGQDVPSNKDVTSLDWNSEGTLLATGSYDGFARIWTKDGNLASTLGQHKGPIFALKWNKKGNFILSAGVDKTTIIWDAHTGEAKQQFPFHSAPALDVDWQNNNTFASCSTDMCIHVCKLGQDRPVKTFQGHSNEVNAIKWDPTGSLLASCSDDMTLKIWSMKQDSCVHDLQAHSKEIYTIKWSPTGPGTNNPSANLMLASASFDSTVRLWDVERGVCIHTLICHQEPVYSVAFSPDGKHLASGSFDKCVHIWNTQTGALVHSYRGTGGIFEVCWNATGDRVGASASDGSVCVLELRK; from the exons ATGAGCATCAGCAGCGATGAGGTCAACTTCCTGGTTTACAGATACCTACAAGAGTCAG GGTTCTCCCACTCAGCATTCACCTTTGGCATAGAGAGCCACATCAGCCAGTCAAACATCAATGGAGCCCTGGTGCCCCCTGCTGCCCTCATCTCCATCATCCAGAAGGGCCTGCAGTATGTGGAGGCCGAAGTCAGCATCAACGAG GACGGGACCCTGTTTGACGGACGGCCCATCGAGTCACTGTCTCTAATCGACGCGGTCATGCCGGATGTGGTCCAGACCCGGCAGCAGGCCTACAGAGACAAACTGGCTCAGCAGGCGGCGGCggcaggcagcagcagcagcagcacggGGCCACAGGGAGGTTCCAAGAATGGGGACGGGGGCCCCACTAACGGAGAGGAAAACGGATCACATGCCTTAGCCA ATAACCACTCAGAGATGATGGAGGTGGACCGGGATGTGGAGATCCCCCAGAGCAAAGCCATGGTCCTGCGAGGCCACGAGTCGGAGGTTTTCATCTGTGCCTGGAACCCGGTGAACGACCTCCTCGCCTCTGG GTCAGGAGACTCGACGGCGCGGATCTGGAACCTGAGTGAGAACAGCACGGGGGGGTCCACCCAGCTGGTTCTGAGGCACTGCATACGGGAGGGCGGCCAGGACGTCCCCAGCAACAAGGACGTCACCTCGCTGGACTGGAAT AGTGAGGGCACATTACTGGCCACCGGCTCATACGACGGCTTCGCCCGGATATGGACGAAAGacg GAAACCTGGCCAGTACTTTGGGTCAGCACAAAGGGCCCATATTTGCACTCAAGTGGAACAAAAAAGGCAACTTCATCCTCAGCGCCGGAGTAGATAAG ACAACAATTATCTGGGACGCACACACAGGGGAAGCAAAGCAGCAGTTTCCTTTCCACTCAG CACCAGCTCTGGACGTGGACTGGCAGAACAACAACACGTTCGCCTCCTGCAGCACAGACATGTGCATCCACGTGTGCAAGCTGGGTCAGGACAGACCCGTCAAGACTTTCCAGGGACACTCG AATGAAGTGAATGCCATAAAGTGGGACCCCACGGGCAGCTTGCTGGCCTCCTGCTCAGACGACATGACGCTCAAG ATCTGGAGCATGAAGCAGGATTCGTGTGTCCATGACCTCCAGGCCCACAGTAAAGAAATCTACACCATCAAATGGAGCCCCACGGGCCCTGGGACCAACAATCCCAGTGCAAACCTCATGCTGGCCAG CGCGTCGTTCGACTCGACTGTGCGCCTGTGGGACGTGGAGCGTGGGGTGTGTATCCACACACTGATCTGCCACCAGGAGCCCGTCTACAGCGTAGCCTTCAGTCCTGACGGCAAGCACCTGGCCAGCGGCTCCTTCGACAAGTGTGTCCACATCTGGAATACTCAG